From Acidobacteriota bacterium:
AGCACACTCGCACAGGCCTGCCGCAGGCGGCGGAAGGCGGCCGGTTGCCCCGGCAGGGTGATCCGCACCCAGGACTCCAGGTGGGGTTCGTCGAAGCGGCGCACGGCGATGCCCAGGCCCGCCAGTCCCTCCCACAGCCACCGTGCGCCCCCCGGTCCCGGCGGTCGGACCAGCAGGAAGTTGCCTTCCGAGGGTATGACCCGGCAGCCCAGGTCGCGCAACGCCGCCGCCAGGTCGTCGCGTTCCCGGCGCACCTGCGCGACGTGGGTCGCCTGCGGCTGGATCGCCCGTTCCGCCAGCGCCAGGGAAAGGGCCGAGCAGGGGTAGGGGTGGCCGACGCCCCGCAGAGCCTCGATCAGCGCCGCCGGTCCGGTGACCCAGCCCACGCGCAGGCCCGCCAGGCCCCGGGCCTTGGAGAAGGTGCGGCAGACCACCGCGTTGGGCAGCTTCCGGGCGCAGGCGGACAGGTCGGTGGCGGCGTATTCGCCGTAGGCCAGGTCCACCAGGAGCACGGCCCGCGGAGCCGCTTTCGACAGGCGAGCGAGGATCTCCGGCGCGCAGGTCAGGCCGGTGGGGTTGTTGGGAGAGACCACGGCGATCACCGCGGTCCGTTCGTCGATCCGGGAGAGCACCGCGTCGAGGGGCCACGGGCCCTCGAGCCAGGGCACCGCCACCGACTTCGCGCCGCAGCGCTGGACGTAGCGGTCGATCATGGTGAAGGTGGGCTGAGGGACGATCACCTGGCGGCCGCCGCCGGCGAAGGCGCGCACGACCCGCTCGATGGCGTCGTCGGCTCCGGCGGTGACCAGCACCTGCTCGGGAGCCAGCCCTTCCGCCCGCGCCAGGCGTCGGGTCAGCGGAGCGTCTTCCGGGTAGCGGCGGAGCAGCTCGGGCAGATCCTCGCCCTCCAGCCAGTCCCCGACCCCCGCGAGGGGCGGGCCCTCGTTGGCGTCCAGGCGCAGGTCGATCGGCTGGGGCGGGCGTGGTGGGCGACCGGCCGCAGGGGCGCTCATGGGACGATCTGCTCGGGGGCGGTGACCAGCACGTCGGTCCCGCCCCGGGCCTTGATTTCGGGGATCACCTCGGCGAGTCGATGGCGGGGCACCGCCGCCCTGACCGCGAAGCCGGCGCCCCCGTGGAGGGGCGCGAGGGTCGGCTCCCGCATGCAGGGCAGGGCCGCGATCACCGCGTCGAGACAGGCGGCGGGCACGTTGACCTCCACCAGCGCGCGGCTGCGGGCGGCGAGCACCGACTCCAGCACCACCACCAGGTGTTCGATGCGCCGCCGCCGGGCGGGGTCGTCGAGGGCCGCCGGGTGCGCGTAGAGTCCGGTGGACGACTCCATCAGCGTGTCGATCACCAGCAGGCCGTTGGCCGCGAGGGTGCCGCCGGTGGCGGTGTTGTCCACGATCAGGTCCGCGTCTTCGGGGGGGAAGACCTCCGTCGCCCCGTAGGTCCTCACGAAGCGTGCGTCGAGGCCCTCCCGGGCGATCCACCGGCGCGTCAGCCGCTCGTACTCGGAGGCGATGGTCAAGGGGTGCCCGCGCCACCGTTCGTCGGCCAGCAGGGCCCGGGGCGCCGCGGCCACCAGGCGCACCGGGTCGAGCCCCGTGTCCACCAGGCGCACCAGGTCAGCGTCCAGTTCGGCGACCCAGTCGGCCCCGGCGAAGCCCACGTCCCGCGAGCCATGGGCCAGCATCTCGACGATATTCTGGGGTTTGAGGAACTTGGCCTCGTAGCCGGCGAGGGACACGTGGGGGCGATAGCCCCGGGCGGTGGCCTCGACGCGGACACCGGCGGCGGCGAGCAGGTCGCAGACGCCTTGCTGCATGCGCCCCTTGGGCAGGGCCAGGCGCACCGGAGGAGGGTCGGGAAGGGCGGGCTGAGCGGGTACGGCCATCGGGGGATCTCCCATCGGGTTCCCGGGCCGGGCCGGCCGACATCCCCGCGAGCGTGAAACGCGAAAACGCCGGCCTGGGGCCGGCGCACGGGGTGGATCACGTCTTCAGCGCGAACTACACCAGCGGCCGTCCCCGATCGGGATGGCGATGATGCCGGTGCAGATGGTGCCGGTCGCGGTTCATCAGGCCGCGAACCTACAACGCCGGTGGCAGCCTGTCAATTTGAACTTTCTCGGGATAGTCTCTTCCCCGGCGAGGAGGCTGCACTTGGATCGGGGAAGCGAGAGTCGACGTTTCATCTCCTGGACGCTGGGCGTGTTCGCCCTGGCCCTGGCCCTGCGCCTGGCCTTCGTGCTGACCTCCGCCGACGCCCTCTACTACCAGCGCCTGGTGCTCGATTCGGCGACCTACCACCGCATCGCGGTCCATGGTGATCCTGCCGAGCCCTACTGGCAGCCGCCCCTCTACCCCTGGATGTTGCGCGGGGTCTATGCCCTGGTGGGGGAGCCTTCGCCGCCGGCCGTGCGGCTGCTGCAGGCCCTGGTCGGTGCCCTGGGGACCGTGTTGCTGGTCTGGCTGGTCCGCCTTTGGGGGGGCTCCCGGCGATCGGCCCTGCTGGCGGGGGCGGCGATGGCCGTCACGGGAAGCCTGATCTACTTCGACGGCGAACTGCTGCCGGCCTCGCCCGCCACGCTGCTCCTGCTGTCGTGGCTGGTCGTGCTCTCCTGGAAGGGGCCGGGTGAGAGTGTCGGGCGGCTGGGGCGGATGGTGCCGGCGGGGATCCTGCTGGGCCTGCTGGGCCTGATGCTGCCGGCGATGGTCTTTGCGGGTGCGGGCGCCCTGGCCTGGGTCTGGCGGCGGGAAGGCCTGGCGGCGGCACTGGTGCTGGCGGTGTGCGCGGCGATTCCCATCGCTCCGGTGACCATCCGCAACCAGACCTATGAACCCGACCTGGTGCCGATCTCGTGGAACGGCGGCGTGAACTTCTGGATCGGCAACAACCCGGACTATCCCCAGACCGTGGGCATCCGCCCCGGGATCCACTGGGGGCACCTGGTCGAGCGGCCCCGCTGCGAGGGGGGAGCCGCCAGCCGGGCGGCGGAATCGGCCTGGTTCTTCCGTCAGGGCCTGGCGTACATCACTTCCGAGCCGCTGGCCTGGCTCGGTGACGTCGCGCGCAAGGCGGCGGCCAGCGTGTCGATCAGGGAGATCGGCCGCAACCGCAACCCCTACGACGCCCGGGACGAGTCCCCCGTGATGGCGGTGCTGCTCGGTCCGCCGGGCTGGCCGTTCCTGTTGATCCTGCCGGCCTTCGCCGCCGGGCTCGCGGTGCTGGCGCGTCGTCGGGAGATTCCCTGGCTTCCGCTGCTGGTGGTCGGTGGCGTGCTGCTGGCGGGGGTGGTGTTTTTCCCCACCGCTCGTTACCGGGTGCCGGCGCTTCCGCTGATGATCGCCATCGCGGCGCTGGGCCTGCCCGCGCTGCGCCTGTCCGACCTGGCGCCGGCGGTCATCGCCCTGGGGCTGGGGCTGTTTCCGCCGGGGATTCCCGAGATTCCGCGCTGGGAGACCTACTACGAGATCGCCGTGGATCTCAGCCAGGACGGCAAGGCCGCCGAGGCCCTGCCCCTTTTCCGGCAGGCCCTGGCCCTCGATCCGGACAACGCGGACATCCACCTGGCCTACGGCCTGGCCCTGGGGCGCTCGGGGCAGACGGAGTCGGGCCGTGAGCACCTGCTGCGGGCCACGGAACTGGATCCCGGCGCCGACATCGCCTGGCAGGCCCTGGGAGCCGCCGCCCGGACCGACCAGGACCTCGACCTGGCCCGGGAGTACCTGGAAAAGGCGGTGGAGGCCGATCCCTGCAATCAGCGGCACCGGGCTTCCCTGGCCCAGGTGCTGATGGACCAGGGTTACTACCGCGGGGCGCGCAAGCATCTCGAGATGGCGCGACGGGTCTATCCCCGCCGGGACCGCCTGGTGGAACGGGCCACCGAGCGCCTCGACCGTCTCGAGGGCGGGGGGCGGCGTCAGCCCTGAGGGGCCGGGGGCGTCGCCCGGCCGGCCGGCACCTCCACCCGCTGGTGGATCTCTCTCGAGCGGCTCCCGTCCACCGGGCGGACGGTGGCGCTGACCTGCAGGGTGCGGCTGGTGGCGCCCAGGGGCAGTTCGAGGTGGAAGGGCCCCACTTCTCTTCGCTCGCTGGGGCGCAGGAGTCCTGCCGAGCCGGTCATGGACCGCAGAGCGGGCCGGCCCACGATCAGCGCGACCTCCGGCTCCTCCCCGCGGGAGACGTCGAGCAGGACCTGCTCGAGGCTGAGGGTTTCGAGGCCGCGATTGTCCAGCGCCAGCCAGGCTTCGAGCTGGACTCCAGGGCCGACGCGGATGATTTCGGCGCGTACCTCCAGGCGGACTTCGAACCCGCCGTCGGCGCGGGCCGGGGCAAGGAAGTGGAAGGCGAGCATGGCGGCAGGGTAGATCGCCAACAGCGCCGTGAGCACCACAAGGCGCCAGACCGTGCCCCGCATCCTGGCAGCTCCTCTTTTGCGGCTCTCACTCTCTCCCCTCCCGCGCGTCTTGCCGCACCTTAGCACGGAAATACGGGGTAGAATGGCGGCCGCTGGAAACAGCAGAGGACGATTGTGGACCGCGCCGGGCTCTTGTCCACCTGTCGGGAAGATGCGGGAGCGCGGGCCAGACGGGGTGAAGCCATGCCAGTGTCCATCGGTCTGATGGGGTTCGGGAGAATCGGCCGCAACATCTTCCGCATTCTTTCCCGATCCGACGAGTTCCGTATCGGTGCGATCTGCGACATCGCCGATCACGAGGCCCTGACCTACCTGCTCAAGTACGACACGATTCTCGGCCGCTTTCCCGACGAGTTGACCTATCGGGACGGCCACCTCTACACCTGGGGCAAGGAAATCCCGCTGCTTTCGGCCCGGGATCCGGGTGACGTGGACTGGTCGGAGTACGGGGTGGACTACGTGGTGGAGGCGGTGGGGCGGCCGCGTTCGCGGTCGGAATGCGAGCGGCACCTCGAAAAGGGCGCCCGGCGCGTCTTCCTCTGCGTGCCGCCGATCGAGAAGCCCGACGTCTCCATCGTCTACGGGGTCAACAATCACATGCTCGGCCCCTCCCACAAGATCATCTCCAACGCTTCCTGTACGGCCCACTGTGCCGCGCCGATTCTCAAGGTCCTCGATGGGGCCTTCGGTCTCGAGCGGGTCCACATGACCACGACTCACGCCTACACCAGCGCCCAGCGCCTGGCGGACGTGCCGGGCTTCGACCTGCGATCCTCCCGCGCCGCGGCCGAAAACATCGTGCCCTCCGAGACCAACGCCGCGGCGGTGCTCGACGAGGTGCTGCCGGATCTCGCCGGCCGCTTCCACTCTTCCTCCCTGCGGGTGCCGGTGCCCAACGGCTCGATCGTCGACATGACCTTCTGGGCCGGACAGCGGCTGACCCGGGGCGGAATCAACGAGGTGATGCGCACGGCGGCATCGGGGCCCTTCGAGGGCATCATCGAGTTCATGGAAGACCCGATCGTCTCCAGCGACGTGGAGAACAGTCCCTACTCGTCTGTCTTCGATTCCCTGGCCACGATGGTCCAGGAGGGCAGCAACCTGGGCAAGGTCATCGCCTGGTTCGACAACAGCTGGGGCTACACCCTGAGGTTGATCGAGTTGGTGGAACTGGCGGCCGAGATGGACGGCAAGCTGAGCGGAGGTGTGGCATGAGAGTCGCGATCAACGGCTTTGGGCGCATCGGTCGCGCGGTCTTCCGCATCATGAGCCACCGCGACGACACCGAGGTGGTGGCGATCAACGACCTCTACGATCCGCGCATGCTGGCCTACCTGCTCAAGTACGACACGGTGATGGGTCCGTTCGCCCGTCCCATCGACTACACCGACGATGCGCTGGTGATCGATGGCCGGCAGGTACGGCTGACCCGGGAGCGGGACCCGCGCGCACTGCCCTGGAAAGAGCAGGAAATCGACCTGGTGATCGAGGCCACCGGTGTCTTCCGCACCCGGGACAAGATCCAGCAGCACCTGGAGGCCGGCGCGGGGCGGGTGATTCTGACGGTGCCGCCGAAAGACGACGTGGACGCGATCGTGGTGCTCGGTGTCAACGACGAGGTGCTGGCCCCTGAACATCGCATCGTTTCCAACGCTTCGTGCACCACCAACTGCCTGGCCCCGGTGGCCAAGGTGCTGCACGACAGCTTCGGCATCGAGCGGGGTTTTATGACCACGGTCCATGCCTATACCAACGACCAGCGGCTGGCCGACGTGCCCCACAAGGATCACCGTCGGGCCCGGGCCGCGGCGCTGAACATCATTCCCACCACCACCGGCGCCGCCCGGGCGGTGGGCAAGGTCCTGCCCGACCTGGCGGGCAAGCTCGACGGTATGGCGATGCGGGTGCCGGTTCCCGACGGCTCGGTGGTCGACCTGGTGGTCGAACTGTCCCGGGACACCTCGGCCGAAGAGATCAACGCGGCGATGGCCGCCGCCGCCGCGGGACCGCTCAAGGACGTGCTCGAGTACACCGAGGAAGAACGGGTTTCCTCCGACATCATCGGTAACCCCCACTCCTCGATCTTCGACGCGCTCTCGACCCGCATGGTCGGCCCGCGGCAGGCCCGGGTGTTGTCCTGGTACGACAACGAATGGGGCTATTCCCACCGTGTCGTCGACCTGGCCGTTCGCCTGGACCGCCTGGCCGGCTAGGAGCGCCTCATGGCCAAGCGAATCGGCGTCCTCACCGGTGGGGGCGATGTCCCCGGCCTGAACGTGGTGATCAAGACCCTCACCGCCCGCATGGAAGATGCGGGCTGGGAGGTGATGGGTCTCAAGCGGGGCTGGGCGGCGCTGCTGCACGCCGGCCCCGGCTCTCCCTTTCCCGGCTCGGACTGGACTGTTCGCCTGACCCGCCAGAACACACGCACCATCGACCGTACCGGCGGGACGATGCTCCATTCCTCGCGGACCAACCCGATGGCGGTGGCCGCGGGCGAGATCCCGCCCCACCTCAAGGGCCGGGGCAAGCCGCTCGAAGACGGCAAGGTCGACCTGACCGACGTGGCGATCCGCACGGTGGAGACCCTGGGCCTCGACGTGCTGGTGGCCATCGGCGGCGACGATACGCTCTCCTTCGCCCGCCGCCTCGATGAAGAGGGGCTGCCGGTGATCGGCATCCCGAAGACCATGGACAACGACGTCTTCGGTACCGACTACTGCATCGGCTTTTCCACCGCCGTCTCGCGCAGCGTGAACATGATCACCGACCTGCGTTCCCCCGCCGGCTCCCACGAGCGTTTCCTGGTGGTCGAACTCTTCGGCCGGAATTGCGGCGAGACTTCGCTGATGGTTTCCCTGCTCTGTGCCGCCGATCGGGCGCTGATCTCCGAGGTTCCCTTCGACCCGGATCGAGTGGCCGAGTTGATCCTGCGCGACAAGCGGGACAACCCGAGTAACTACGCCCTGATCACCGTCTCGGAAGGGGCGCGGATCGAGGGCGGAGAGGTGATCGAAAGCGGTGAGCCCGACGCCTTCGGGCACAAGAAACTCGGTGGCATCGGCAGGTGGCTGTCGGAGTTTCTCAAGGAGAAGACCCGGGAAGGGACGGTCTATCAGTCCCTGGCCTACCTGATGCGCTCGGGTCCGGCCGATTCCCTGGACAAGCTGGTGGCGATCAACTTCGCGCGCATCGCCGCCGACCAGGTGGTGCGCGGCGAGACCGGTCGGCTGGTCGCCGTGGACCAGGGGCTCTACACGACCCGGGAGATCTCCATCGTCGGGGCGGGCGTGCGGCGGGTCAACGTGGAGCGTTACTACGACGTCGAGGCGTACCGGCCGAAGCTGGGCTCGGTGATCGGTCATCCCCTCTTTCTCGAATAACCAGCCGCGAGGCCTGTTGCATGAAGCGCTCTGCTCTCTTTTTGATGCTGGCCGTACTGTCTGCGCTGCCCGCCCTGCTGCTGCGTTTCGGCCTCGGCGCCCACCCCGATCATGGGCGGCGCTTGATCGTCTTCGCCGGGGGGGAATTGAGCGGCGCCTCGGCGGCGTTGATCTTCGGCCTGGGGGTGCTGGCCGGCGCCTTCATGATCTCCTGGTCCGCCGAGCTGCTTCAGCTCGACCTGAGCCAGAACCTGGCCATCGCCATCATCGCCCTGGTCACGGTGCTGCCCGAGTACACGGTGGACATCTACCTCTCCTGGACCGCCGCCACGGTTCCGGAGAACGTCCCCCTCGCCCTGGCCAACATGACCGGCGCCAACCGGCTGCTGATCGGTCTCGGCTGGCCGATGGTCCTGGCGGCCGTGATCTGGAAGGGGAGAGGCCGGCATATCGAACTGGAGCCCGCCCGCTGGGGTGAACTGCTCTTCCTCGGTGCGGCGACGGTCTACTCCCTGGTGATCCCCCTCAAGGGCACCCTGACCTTGTGGGATACGGCGATCCTGGGATTGATCTTCGTGCTCTACATCCGTTACGTGGCCCGGCAGGAGGTGGTCGAGCCCGATCTCGAGGGTCCGGCGGCGCTCTTTGCGGCCTGGTCCGTCGGCTCGCGGCGGCTGGTCACCGGCGGCCTCTTCCTCTTCGCCGCCGTCACCCTCTTCGCCTCTGCCGAGCCCTTCGCCGAGGGGCTGAAGTTCGCCGGGGAGGGGTGGGGCATCAGCGAGTTCCTGATGATCCAGTGGATCGCGCCCCTGGCCAGTGAGTCTCCCGAGTTCCTCATCGCCCTGATCTTCACCCTGCGGGGCGCGAGTACGGCCGGACTCGGCGCGCTGGTCTCGAGCAAGGTCAACCAGTGGACGCTGCTGGTGGGGATGATCCCCCTGGCCTACATGCTGGGCCTGCTGGCCTCGGGTCAGCAGGCGGCCGTTTTCCCCCTCGGGCCCCGCCAGCAGGGCGAGGTCCTGCTCACCGCCGCCCAGTCCTTTTTCGCCGTGGTGGTGATTCTCGACCGTCGCTTCAGCGTGCGGGATGCGGTGCTGCTAGCCACCCTCTTCATCGCTCAGCTGGGGATCACCATCGGCATCGAGGAAATGGTGGATCCCGCCCGCCAGATGGCGCTCTTCCACACCGAAAAGATCATCTTCTCGATTCTCTACTTCGTCCTGGGCGGCGCGTGGCTGGTCCGGCAGTGGCACCATCTGCCGGCCTTGCTCAAGCTGGTCTGGGAAGCCGAGCGCTAGCAGCCCGCCGGAATCCCGGCCCCCGCCTCGAAAAGACCTTGTCCCCGGGCTGCCGCGGCGCGCCTCCGTCTGGGCGTGAGTTTGTTCACCCTGTTTCGGGGCGAAATCCCCCGTCCGGCAAGGCTTTTCAGGGGTTGACCCAGCCGCCTCGGGGACCGATCTTGCCCAGCAGGGATCAGGCAATCAGCAGAGGTCGACAAGGGAATGCGGCTGATAACACTGGGATCGGCGTCGGTCGGCTACGGAAAGTCGTTCGTCGCAGTCGCGCTGGGGGCGAGCCTGGCTCGCCGGGGCGTGACGACCTGCCTGGTCGATCTCGACCTGGGCACCGCCGACCTGCACCTGATGACCGGCCGCCCCGACGCCCGGCGCAGCGTGCATGATCTACTGCGGGGCCGGGCTTCCTCCCTCGAGGAGGTGATGGAGCCGATTCCCGGCATCGCAGGCCTGCACCTGGTGGCCGGTCCCCGGGAGACGGTCGCGGTCAGTGGCCTCTCTCCCGGAGAGATCGCCCGCCTGGGCTCGGAAATGCGCCGCCTGCCGGTGGACGTGGTGATCGCCGACCTCCAGGCGGGGGTGGGGCAGCCCTTGCTCGACCTCTTTCTCCTCGGAGACCATCACTGGGTGGTGACGACCAACGACGAGGCCGCCCTGGCCGATGCCGAGCGTTTCCTGCGGCTGGCCCGCCTGCGCCGCACCGCCCGGGGGACGGCCGGTCGACCGTCCCGGCGGCCGCGGGTCTACACCTCCCTCGATGATCTGGTGCGGGACATGAACTCCCTGCGCCAGGAGATCTCGCCGGCCCAGGACACGGGTTTCGCCCCCGGCCTGGTGATCAATCGCTGCCGGCCCGATCAGCCCAGCGCCGAGTCCCGGCTGATCGACGGCCTGTTCGAGGGCAAGGATCCCATCGACGAACCGCCCCTGATCGGGATGATTCCCGATGATCCCGCCGTCGCGGGTCCGGGTCCGCGCCCGTTGAGCAACCTGCCGGTACACGGCCCGGCCATGCGCGCCGCGGCGGAGATCGCCCGGGCCCTGGCCGAGGATCTGGCCGGCGATCTGCCCGGGGCCGAGGACATCGGCTCCCATCGTCGCGAGCCCCTCATCGTCTGAGGGGTTTAGAATGGCCGCCCCCCGGAGGGGTGGCCGAGCGGTTTAAGGCAACGGTCTTGAAAACCGTCGTGCGTGAGAGCGCACCGTGGGTTCGAATCCCACCCCCTCCGCCAGCGGTTCTTGGCTACCAGTTCTCCGCCAGCACCTCGAAGTGGGCCTGGGGGTGGGCACAGGCCGGGCACACGTCCGGCGCGTGCTCACCCTCGTGGACGTAGCCGCAGTTGCGGCAGCGCCAGGTGACCTTCTCCGGCCTGGCGAACACCGTCCCCGCCTGCAGGTTGGCCAGCAGACCCCGGTAGCGCCGCTCGTGTTGGCGCTCGGCGATGGAGATCGCCTCGAAGGTCCTGGCGATGGCCTCGAAGCCCTCCTCCCGGGCGGTGCCGGCGAACTCGGGGTAGAGCCGTTGCCACTCTTCCTGTTCGCCGGCGGCCGCCGCCTCCAGGTTTTCCTCCGTGGTGCCGATGGTGCCCGCGGGAAAGGTGGCGGTGATCGGCACCATCCCGCCCTGCAGGAACTTGAAGAAGCGCTTGGCGTGTTCCCGCTCCTGGGCGGCGGTTTCGGTGAAGATGTCCGCGATTTGCACCAGGCCTTCCTTGCGGGCCTTGCCGGCGAAGTAGTCGTAACGGTTACGGGCTTGGGATTCGCCGGCGAAGGCCGTCAGCAGGTTCTGCTCGGTTCGTGTGCCGCCGAGGCGCTTCATGTCGTGTCTCCTCCTGGGGGGGGGTTACAGCGCTTTCATGAATGCCACCAGGGCCGCCTTCTCGTCGGGGCTCAGCTCGAGGCCCTGGATCAGGTTGAAGAATTCCACCGTGTCTTCGAGCGTCAGCAACCGGCCGTCGTGCAGGTAGGGCGGCGAGTCCTTGATGCCCCGCAGGGGGAAGGTCTTGATCGGGCCGTCGCCCACGGCTTTCAGGCCGTTGATCATCTGCGGTTCGAAGAAACGCTCGGTCTTCAGATTATGCATCAGGTTGTCGGTGTAGTAGGGGGGCGTGTGGCAGGAGGAACAGCGCGCCTTGCCGAAAAAGAGGCTCTGCCCGGCGAGTTCTTCGGCGGTGGCCTGCTCGGGATCGAGCTTGCCGTAGATGTCGAGTTTGGGGGCGGGCGGGAAGTCGAGCAGGGCTTCGAATTCGGCCATGAAGTGCACCTGGCTGGCTCGCTCGAGAATGTTGACCCCCTTCTTGGTGGCGATAACGGGGTCGCCGTCGAAGTAAGCCGCCCGCTGCTCGAACTCGGTGAAGTCCTCGACGGTCTTCAGGGCACGCTGGGAGCCGAACAGGCGCTGCACGTTGACGCCGCGCAGGGTCGGGGTGTCGATGCGGTGACGGAACTCCTGGGGGCGGATGTCGCCCACCAGGTGGGTGGCGGCGTTGGTGTGGCCGTTGACGTGGCAATCGAAGCATGTCACGCCCCGGCTCGGCCGCTCACTGCGGCGATCGTCGGTGGCGTTGAACTGCTGCTGGGGGAAGGGGGTGACCAGCAGGCGGAGGCCCTCGAGCTGCTTGGGGTTGAGGATGCCGTTGAACAGCGCGAAGTAGTTGTCGAGGGTCACGACCTTGCCCTGGGAGACGTCACCCAGGTCGGTGCGCGTGGTGAGGTAGATCGCCGGCGGATACTCCGGGAGGAAGTGGTCCGGCAGGTCGTAGTCCAGGTCGAAGCGCGCCAGGTCCACGCCGGTCTGGCGGCGAATCTCGTCGATGTGATAGCGGGGGAAGACCATGCCGCCTTCCGCGTGGTGGGGGTGGGGCAGGGGCAGGAAGCCGGCCGGGAAGAGGTTTTTCGCGCGGATCTCCGCGGGGCTCATCGCGGCCAGCTCTTCCCATGTCAGACCTTCGGGCAGGCGCACCCGGACTCCGCCCTGGAGCGGCTTGCCCCGGGACATGGTGACGCCCTCCGCGGGCCGATCGGCCAGATCGTAGCGCTGGGCGAGGA
This genomic window contains:
- a CDS encoding tetratricopeptide repeat protein → MDRGSESRRFISWTLGVFALALALRLAFVLTSADALYYQRLVLDSATYHRIAVHGDPAEPYWQPPLYPWMLRGVYALVGEPSPPAVRLLQALVGALGTVLLVWLVRLWGGSRRSALLAGAAMAVTGSLIYFDGELLPASPATLLLLSWLVVLSWKGPGESVGRLGRMVPAGILLGLLGLMLPAMVFAGAGALAWVWRREGLAAALVLAVCAAIPIAPVTIRNQTYEPDLVPISWNGGVNFWIGNNPDYPQTVGIRPGIHWGHLVERPRCEGGAASRAAESAWFFRQGLAYITSEPLAWLGDVARKAAASVSIREIGRNRNPYDARDESPVMAVLLGPPGWPFLLILPAFAAGLAVLARRREIPWLPLLVVGGVLLAGVVFFPTARYRVPALPLMIAIAALGLPALRLSDLAPAVIALGLGLFPPGIPEIPRWETYYEIAVDLSQDGKAAEALPLFRQALALDPDNADIHLAYGLALGRSGQTESGREHLLRATELDPGADIAWQALGAAARTDQDLDLAREYLEKAVEADPCNQRHRASLAQVLMDQGYYRGARKHLEMARRVYPRRDRLVERATERLDRLEGGGRRQP
- a CDS encoding P-loop NTPase, which codes for MRLITLGSASVGYGKSFVAVALGASLARRGVTTCLVDLDLGTADLHLMTGRPDARRSVHDLLRGRASSLEEVMEPIPGIAGLHLVAGPRETVAVSGLSPGEIARLGSEMRRLPVDVVIADLQAGVGQPLLDLFLLGDHHWVVTTNDEAALADAERFLRLARLRRTARGTAGRPSRRPRVYTSLDDLVRDMNSLRQEISPAQDTGFAPGLVINRCRPDQPSAESRLIDGLFEGKDPIDEPPLIGMIPDDPAVAGPGPRPLSNLPVHGPAMRAAAEIARALAEDLAGDLPGAEDIGSHRREPLIV
- a CDS encoding 6-phosphofructokinase — protein: MAKRIGVLTGGGDVPGLNVVIKTLTARMEDAGWEVMGLKRGWAALLHAGPGSPFPGSDWTVRLTRQNTRTIDRTGGTMLHSSRTNPMAVAAGEIPPHLKGRGKPLEDGKVDLTDVAIRTVETLGLDVLVAIGGDDTLSFARRLDEEGLPVIGIPKTMDNDVFGTDYCIGFSTAVSRSVNMITDLRSPAGSHERFLVVELFGRNCGETSLMVSLLCAADRALISEVPFDPDRVAELILRDKRDNPSNYALITVSEGARIEGGEVIESGEPDAFGHKKLGGIGRWLSEFLKEKTREGTVYQSLAYLMRSGPADSLDKLVAINFARIAADQVVRGETGRLVAVDQGLYTTREISIVGAGVRRVNVERYYDVEAYRPKLGSVIGHPLFLE
- a CDS encoding sodium:calcium antiporter — protein: MKRSALFLMLAVLSALPALLLRFGLGAHPDHGRRLIVFAGGELSGASAALIFGLGVLAGAFMISWSAELLQLDLSQNLAIAIIALVTVLPEYTVDIYLSWTAATVPENVPLALANMTGANRLLIGLGWPMVLAAVIWKGRGRHIELEPARWGELLFLGAATVYSLVIPLKGTLTLWDTAILGLIFVLYIRYVARQEVVEPDLEGPAALFAAWSVGSRRLVTGGLFLFAAVTLFASAEPFAEGLKFAGEGWGISEFLMIQWIAPLASESPEFLIALIFTLRGASTAGLGALVSSKVNQWTLLVGMIPLAYMLGLLASGQQAAVFPLGPRQQGEVLLTAAQSFFAVVVILDRRFSVRDAVLLATLFIAQLGITIGIEEMVDPARQMALFHTEKIIFSILYFVLGGAWLVRQWHHLPALLKLVWEAER
- the hisG gene encoding ATP phosphoribosyltransferase encodes the protein MAVPAQPALPDPPPVRLALPKGRMQQGVCDLLAAAGVRVEATARGYRPHVSLAGYEAKFLKPQNIVEMLAHGSRDVGFAGADWVAELDADLVRLVDTGLDPVRLVAAAPRALLADERWRGHPLTIASEYERLTRRWIAREGLDARFVRTYGATEVFPPEDADLIVDNTATGGTLAANGLLVIDTLMESSTGLYAHPAALDDPARRRRIEHLVVVLESVLAARSRALVEVNVPAACLDAVIAALPCMREPTLAPLHGGAGFAVRAAVPRHRLAEVIPEIKARGGTDVLVTAPEQIVP
- the gap gene encoding type I glyceraldehyde-3-phosphate dehydrogenase, which translates into the protein MRVAINGFGRIGRAVFRIMSHRDDTEVVAINDLYDPRMLAYLLKYDTVMGPFARPIDYTDDALVIDGRQVRLTRERDPRALPWKEQEIDLVIEATGVFRTRDKIQQHLEAGAGRVILTVPPKDDVDAIVVLGVNDEVLAPEHRIVSNASCTTNCLAPVAKVLHDSFGIERGFMTTVHAYTNDQRLADVPHKDHRRARAAALNIIPTTTGAARAVGKVLPDLAGKLDGMAMRVPVPDGSVVDLVVELSRDTSAEEINAAMAAAAAGPLKDVLEYTEEERVSSDIIGNPHSSIFDALSTRMVGPRQARVLSWYDNEWGYSHRVVDLAVRLDRLAG
- a CDS encoding glyceraldehyde 3-phosphate dehydrogenase NAD-binding domain-containing protein yields the protein MPVSIGLMGFGRIGRNIFRILSRSDEFRIGAICDIADHEALTYLLKYDTILGRFPDELTYRDGHLYTWGKEIPLLSARDPGDVDWSEYGVDYVVEAVGRPRSRSECERHLEKGARRVFLCVPPIEKPDVSIVYGVNNHMLGPSHKIISNASCTAHCAAPILKVLDGAFGLERVHMTTTHAYTSAQRLADVPGFDLRSSRAAAENIVPSETNAAAVLDEVLPDLAGRFHSSSLRVPVPNGSIVDMTFWAGQRLTRGGINEVMRTAASGPFEGIIEFMEDPIVSSDVENSPYSSVFDSLATMVQEGSNLGKVIAWFDNSWGYTLRLIELVELAAEMDGKLSGGVA
- a CDS encoding aminotransferase class I/II-fold pyridoxal phosphate-dependent enzyme — protein: MSAPAAGRPPRPPQPIDLRLDANEGPPLAGVGDWLEGEDLPELLRRYPEDAPLTRRLARAEGLAPEQVLVTAGADDAIERVVRAFAGGGRQVIVPQPTFTMIDRYVQRCGAKSVAVPWLEGPWPLDAVLSRIDERTAVIAVVSPNNPTGLTCAPEILARLSKAAPRAVLLVDLAYGEYAATDLSACARKLPNAVVCRTFSKARGLAGLRVGWVTGPAALIEALRGVGHPYPCSALSLALAERAIQPQATHVAQVRRERDDLAAALRDLGCRVIPSEGNFLLVRPPGPGGARWLWEGLAGLGIAVRRFDEPHLESWVRITLPGQPAAFRRLRQACASVLRPEALLLDLDDTLVDTSRSFRRAIVQAAAHFGVSLGEREVCLAKAAGGANDDWALAGELLAARGVTPRAASLRALCEGLYRGRHGGPPLAADETLLADPAYLRRLARRLPLALVTGRRRPEARAALARWQVDELFGALVGADEAPTKPSPEPLRLALRRLGAGRAWMVGDSPQDLRAARAAGVVPLAVVAPGVTRAEVEPALIAAGAARVLDGIEELERMLP